In Lujinxingia sediminis, a single genomic region encodes these proteins:
- a CDS encoding AAA family ATPase yields the protein MSDAPANTAAPATSAPQAESPAEGQPLPRVQTPDGAAASIAEERLKEVRGICEAMRRQVSATFIGPPEVVDALLVALFARGHILLEGVPGVAKTTLCRTFARTIDATFRRVQFTPDLLPSDITGTYVPNLNTNAFELRKGPVFTNVLLGDEINRAPAKTQSAMLEAMQERQVTIEGVTHTLPSPFVVLATQNPIEQEGVYMLPEAQLDRFLLKLTIGYPSADQELEVLKTHRQSRAPVEAVLSAEQAGAIIDLVEQVHISHELMRYILGIVRQTRTDTRALLGASPRASLALLKASQARALIRGRGYVLPDDIQAMAVVVLAHRIVLHPDAELDGSRGEDLVESALKAVRYG from the coding sequence ATGAGCGACGCACCCGCCAACACCGCCGCCCCCGCCACGAGCGCCCCACAGGCGGAGAGCCCCGCTGAGGGCCAACCTCTTCCACGCGTTCAAACGCCGGATGGCGCAGCGGCCTCCATTGCAGAGGAGCGGCTCAAAGAGGTTCGGGGGATCTGCGAGGCGATGCGACGCCAGGTCAGCGCCACCTTCATCGGCCCCCCGGAGGTGGTTGACGCCCTGCTCGTTGCGCTCTTTGCCCGCGGCCATATCCTGCTTGAAGGGGTGCCCGGGGTGGCCAAGACGACCTTATGCAGGACCTTCGCACGCACGATCGATGCGACCTTCCGACGCGTGCAGTTTACCCCGGATTTGCTTCCCTCGGATATCACCGGGACGTACGTGCCAAACTTAAATACGAACGCGTTTGAGCTGCGCAAGGGGCCGGTTTTCACCAACGTCCTTCTGGGCGATGAGATCAATCGCGCGCCTGCCAAAACGCAGTCAGCGATGCTCGAGGCGATGCAAGAGCGCCAGGTCACCATCGAGGGGGTCACCCACACGCTGCCCTCGCCCTTTGTGGTGCTGGCCACCCAGAACCCCATTGAGCAGGAGGGGGTCTATATGTTGCCGGAGGCGCAGCTGGACCGTTTTTTGCTGAAGCTGACCATCGGTTACCCCAGCGCCGATCAGGAGCTTGAGGTGCTCAAAACGCACCGGCAGAGCAGGGCGCCGGTGGAAGCTGTTCTCAGCGCTGAGCAGGCCGGGGCAATCATCGATCTGGTCGAGCAGGTCCATATCAGTCATGAGCTGATGCGCTACATTCTGGGTATTGTGCGCCAGACGCGGACTGATACCCGCGCGCTTCTGGGGGCCTCACCGCGCGCCTCGCTGGCGCTTCTGAAAGCCTCTCAGGCCCGCGCGTTGATCCGGGGGCGAGGTTACGTGCTGCCCGATGATATTCAGGCGATGGCCGTCGTGGTGCTTGCCCATCGCATTGTGCTTCACCCCGATGCCGAGCTCGACGGATCCCGTGGAGAGGATCTGGTGGAGAGCGCCCTGAAAGCCGTGCGGTACGGATAA
- a CDS encoding DUF58 domain-containing protein translates to MSPYLTPSGKWLFASGALFTIFGALAREPVLVLLGQVPWWVLLGAMMLILTQSRALQRRQVVLGVDGAPGPLRIRYGQRYRLPISVSNASTDRLGALALEPVTSGGICVESGPTLGGLAPGHKVSVPVVLETRHVGRASLQGFEVVLRGRLGLVETRDYLPCVQVIEIFPKLTHGAQRRARARLASAARPRRAVARAAASGTDLRELRDYQPGDPLRTVAWKATVRQRRLIAREFDDERTHRRLFALDISTSMLSGTPPGRKFDEVIHHVVEQARDALERGDEVALLTFDHAIFGRVETGSGAPHLQRMLRHLVGLRSIVDARRTAWDEAAVERFIADYLLIQERLDFRRQQGLEAAVDTRLLRRWLRAQLPWELARWASDAESHGVIDAQVSDARRFARLRGLELPPPSEMRAGTKVAGLQAVFEEALRMGRGPLQLVIYSDLCGLNEVDALERYVRLARRRGVDARVVAPFTPAFGVEDIPFEAHHERIREIFSIAEADDRAGTASRVEALGVPVALVGSDALRGEGVL, encoded by the coding sequence ATGAGCCCCTATCTGACACCATCGGGGAAGTGGCTTTTCGCCAGCGGTGCGCTCTTTACGATCTTTGGAGCGCTGGCACGCGAGCCGGTACTTGTGCTGCTGGGGCAGGTGCCCTGGTGGGTGCTGCTGGGGGCGATGATGTTGATCCTGACGCAATCCAGAGCGCTGCAACGCCGTCAGGTTGTGCTCGGAGTGGATGGGGCACCGGGGCCCCTTCGCATTCGCTACGGCCAGCGGTACAGGCTTCCTATCAGCGTTTCTAACGCCTCCACCGATCGTCTGGGGGCGCTGGCGCTGGAGCCTGTCACCAGCGGCGGCATCTGTGTGGAGAGCGGTCCGACACTGGGAGGGCTGGCACCGGGCCATAAGGTCAGCGTTCCGGTCGTGCTGGAGACACGCCATGTCGGACGCGCCAGCCTGCAGGGCTTTGAGGTGGTGCTCCGCGGGCGCCTGGGGCTTGTTGAGACACGTGACTACCTGCCCTGTGTGCAGGTCATTGAGATCTTTCCAAAACTGACACACGGCGCGCAGCGCCGCGCGCGTGCGCGCCTGGCGAGTGCGGCTCGGCCCCGGCGCGCGGTGGCCCGAGCTGCGGCCTCGGGCACCGATCTGCGCGAACTTCGCGACTACCAGCCAGGCGATCCGCTGCGCACCGTCGCCTGGAAGGCGACGGTGCGCCAGCGACGGCTGATCGCAAGGGAGTTCGATGACGAGCGCACCCATCGACGCCTCTTTGCCCTGGATATCTCCACATCCATGCTCTCGGGCACGCCCCCGGGCCGCAAATTCGATGAGGTGATTCATCACGTGGTCGAGCAGGCTCGTGATGCTCTGGAGCGCGGCGATGAGGTGGCGCTGTTGACCTTTGATCACGCCATCTTCGGTCGTGTCGAGACCGGCTCGGGCGCACCTCACTTGCAGCGGATGCTGCGCCATCTCGTCGGATTGCGCTCCATCGTCGATGCCCGGCGCACCGCCTGGGATGAGGCCGCAGTGGAGCGCTTTATTGCCGATTACCTGCTGATTCAGGAGCGCCTGGACTTTCGCAGACAGCAGGGGCTGGAGGCGGCCGTCGATACGCGTCTTTTAAGGCGCTGGCTTCGCGCCCAGTTGCCCTGGGAGTTGGCCCGCTGGGCCAGTGATGCCGAGTCGCACGGCGTCATCGACGCTCAGGTCAGTGATGCACGTCGCTTCGCCAGGCTCCGTGGCCTGGAGCTTCCGCCCCCCTCGGAGATGCGCGCCGGCACCAAGGTGGCCGGACTTCAGGCCGTCTTTGAGGAGGCGCTGCGCATGGGACGCGGTCCGCTTCAACTGGTGATCTACAGCGATCTTTGCGGGCTCAATGAGGTCGATGCGCTCGAGCGTTACGTGCGCCTGGCACGACGCCGTGGCGTTGATGCGCGCGTTGTAGCGCCCTTCACGCCGGCCTTTGGCGTCGAAGATATCCCCTTTGAGGCCCACCATGAGCGCATTCGCGAGATCTTTTCCATCGCGGAGGCCGATGATCGCGCCGGCACCGCCTCCCGGGTTGAGGCGCTCGGGGTGCCGGTCGCCCTGGTCGGGTCTGACGCGCTGCGAGGGGAGGGCGTGCTCTGA
- a CDS encoding lytic transglycosylase domain-containing protein, with product MVGRYLAAMSAAAMLVFGASTAAAQLYSYETPSGEVLITSERHPEYKLLEVLSEGPSARPQPRPSSASSRATPSTAQPTADPQLSRAREDARRGLPGSFNAREAYFDDLIEEAALAYDLPFGFIKAVIRVESAFQPHVVSHAGAMGLMQLMPRTAESLGVSNAFDARQNVFGGAKFLRILIERYDGDINLILAAYNAGDVAVRRYDGIPYPQTREYVASVYYWYQVYSAQAETP from the coding sequence ATGGTCGGTCGATATCTTGCAGCGATGAGCGCCGCAGCGATGCTGGTGTTCGGCGCCTCTACGGCCGCCGCTCAGCTCTACTCTTACGAAACTCCCAGTGGCGAGGTGCTGATCACCAGTGAACGTCACCCGGAGTATAAGTTGCTCGAAGTGCTCAGTGAGGGGCCCTCCGCACGACCACAGCCCCGGCCGTCTTCCGCCTCATCACGTGCAACACCATCGACCGCACAGCCCACGGCCGACCCGCAGCTCTCCCGGGCCCGGGAGGACGCCCGCCGTGGTCTTCCCGGCTCGTTTAATGCGCGCGAGGCTTACTTCGACGACCTGATCGAAGAAGCCGCCCTGGCCTACGACTTGCCCTTTGGTTTCATTAAAGCGGTCATTCGCGTGGAGAGCGCCTTTCAACCCCACGTGGTCAGCCACGCCGGCGCCATGGGTTTGATGCAGTTGATGCCGCGCACCGCCGAGTCGCTCGGCGTGAGCAACGCCTTTGACGCTCGACAGAACGTCTTTGGAGGCGCAAAGTTCCTGCGCATCTTGATCGAGCGCTACGATGGGGATATCAACCTGATCCTCGCCGCCTACAACGCGGGCGATGTGGCCGTGCGTCGCTATGACGGCATCCCCTACCCGCAGACTCGCGAGTATGTCGCGTCGGTCTATTACTGGTATCAGGTCTACTCAGCCCAAGCGGAGACGCCGTGA
- a CDS encoding tetratricopeptide repeat protein, producing the protein MDFLHRAKKALDRGDAVRGLVQLVEGLRRNPERDDALDLLLYVYTRQIDHPGVESDVLRALEGNPARGELLGLLEVELRERGKASMARALVLLAREQGVEVVVPREEIAEAEVPGGEPEELNDEGLESDTAMKPDGLAAEDEASQRQKPAKEEGGAVGARGGEAKRPDPVDVQRARVMRREVGLPTTDEIERRHPRRVGKRRVALIGVLIVVVVVAGMSAWAGWDHARRARLIAGIDGELVRLNHLDDGALDEVLAMARRSDRQGREVVEREAFARALRAIESDDDGNERASLRDRLGEEVSTEWGMAARSLLASSSAQWEEATEYAVLAERTHPGRLATLYARGRLCEARRQWSCAQGAYQRVLGEHERFEAARTAMMRLAAHRYDRELWNHHRAGLSGDHCYSTLSWVNPFEEGEGAPAADATVPEGELEEPEVTESFCRAFGALSKSVEMHRRGGAWNASQVEVALGRAPVLAVAQVVAGLASVDDYDPEAARDFFSGALSDPSLRPGFYRQVQIVGPEALVAVGRPDLALSLTVAVRANPALLADTDGGEAQARAAAIERREAARPEHLSSPPEERGELEARALLARARVLRELGATEHAVHTLEALLGLEGWADRARLELVRVHVVGGRQRVAKLTAGHIQDDDLQGRADAALALATGDFEQVVEHRSEAAHWDDRRSRALGYLALKRGRDAAAALNGELALEPTRLRVYARLGELPESFEASMERWNQVDLRGVSHLVDLGAAAFWRRNLELARDYFERAYEIAPDHPEVNWHLGLIARLEDSSARARSYFRKSWRGDENDASLLIELGRVHLDFERYEMAREAFLLAVLRDRRSVAAVAGLGRAYDLGDPARGRRDLPQLLREYSNSPRYAPAVAEMNKWLAILHGARVGDEAAAPFLARARQEVGDRADVLAELGLFHLARGEGSLAREHFALALQKNPTLPAPHWGLARLALDDGERERAATHLDRLEALGASPPWTQRAEELRREFALAGESGSAEERE; encoded by the coding sequence ATGGATTTTTTGCACCGAGCTAAAAAAGCCCTCGACCGTGGAGACGCGGTTCGAGGGCTTGTGCAGTTGGTGGAGGGGTTGCGCCGCAACCCCGAGCGCGACGACGCGCTTGATCTTCTGCTCTACGTCTACACCCGTCAGATCGATCATCCCGGGGTGGAGTCCGATGTGCTGCGCGCGCTGGAGGGGAATCCTGCGCGCGGCGAGCTTCTGGGCTTGCTGGAGGTGGAGCTGCGCGAGCGGGGGAAGGCCTCGATGGCGCGAGCGCTTGTGTTGCTTGCGCGCGAGCAGGGCGTTGAGGTGGTGGTCCCGCGCGAAGAGATCGCTGAGGCGGAGGTGCCGGGCGGGGAACCTGAGGAGCTGAACGACGAGGGGCTTGAGAGCGACACAGCGATGAAGCCCGATGGGCTCGCGGCGGAGGATGAGGCGTCTCAACGTCAGAAGCCTGCGAAGGAAGAGGGAGGGGCGGTCGGAGCGCGGGGGGGAGAAGCGAAGCGTCCCGATCCGGTCGATGTGCAACGCGCCCGGGTCATGCGTCGAGAGGTTGGCCTGCCGACGACCGATGAGATCGAGCGTCGGCATCCCCGCCGTGTTGGAAAGCGTCGCGTCGCGCTCATAGGTGTGTTGATTGTGGTGGTGGTCGTCGCCGGGATGAGCGCCTGGGCGGGCTGGGACCACGCCCGGCGCGCACGTCTTATTGCGGGGATTGACGGGGAGCTTGTCCGTTTGAACCACCTCGATGACGGTGCGCTCGACGAGGTGTTGGCGATGGCGCGACGCTCCGATCGTCAGGGCCGTGAGGTGGTGGAGCGCGAGGCATTTGCCCGCGCGTTGCGAGCGATCGAGTCGGACGATGATGGCAACGAGCGCGCGTCGTTGCGCGATCGTCTCGGGGAAGAGGTCTCCACGGAGTGGGGCATGGCGGCACGCTCGTTGTTGGCCAGCAGCTCGGCGCAGTGGGAGGAGGCGACCGAGTACGCGGTGCTTGCTGAGCGCACCCACCCGGGGCGACTGGCGACGCTTTACGCCCGCGGACGGCTCTGCGAGGCACGCAGGCAGTGGAGTTGTGCGCAGGGCGCCTATCAGCGCGTCCTGGGGGAGCATGAGCGTTTTGAGGCAGCGCGCACGGCGATGATGCGGCTCGCGGCGCATCGCTACGATCGGGAGCTGTGGAATCACCATCGTGCCGGGCTCTCCGGGGACCATTGCTACTCGACGCTCTCCTGGGTGAACCCCTTTGAGGAAGGCGAAGGGGCGCCTGCCGCTGATGCCACAGTGCCTGAGGGTGAGCTTGAAGAGCCGGAGGTGACTGAGAGCTTTTGTCGTGCGTTCGGTGCGCTGTCGAAAAGCGTGGAGATGCATCGGCGAGGTGGGGCGTGGAATGCGTCGCAGGTCGAGGTGGCGTTGGGGCGTGCCCCGGTGTTGGCCGTCGCTCAGGTGGTCGCTGGTCTTGCCAGCGTCGACGATTACGACCCGGAGGCGGCACGTGATTTCTTCTCGGGCGCGCTCTCTGATCCGAGCCTTCGCCCTGGATTCTACCGTCAGGTGCAGATCGTGGGGCCGGAGGCTCTTGTCGCTGTGGGGCGGCCTGACCTCGCGCTCAGCCTGACGGTAGCCGTGCGAGCAAACCCGGCATTGCTCGCCGATACAGATGGTGGTGAGGCGCAAGCCCGCGCTGCGGCCATCGAACGTCGGGAGGCGGCACGGCCGGAGCATTTGAGTTCGCCTCCGGAGGAGCGAGGTGAGCTTGAGGCGCGCGCGCTTCTGGCGCGCGCTCGTGTGCTTCGGGAATTGGGGGCCACTGAGCACGCGGTGCACACTCTGGAGGCGTTGCTCGGGCTTGAGGGTTGGGCCGATCGTGCCCGTCTGGAGCTTGTGCGCGTCCACGTTGTAGGCGGGCGCCAGCGCGTCGCAAAACTCACCGCCGGACACATTCAAGACGACGATCTGCAAGGGCGGGCCGACGCTGCGCTCGCGTTGGCCACCGGCGACTTTGAGCAGGTTGTGGAACATCGCTCAGAAGCTGCCCACTGGGATGATCGCCGCAGTCGAGCGCTTGGCTACCTGGCGTTGAAGCGGGGGCGAGATGCCGCCGCAGCGCTCAATGGTGAGCTTGCGTTGGAGCCTACGCGCCTGAGGGTTTACGCCCGCCTGGGTGAACTCCCGGAGAGCTTTGAGGCTAGCATGGAGCGGTGGAATCAAGTCGACCTACGAGGCGTTTCGCACCTGGTGGATCTGGGAGCGGCGGCGTTCTGGCGGCGCAATCTGGAGTTGGCCCGTGACTATTTTGAGCGGGCGTACGAGATCGCTCCTGATCATCCCGAGGTAAACTGGCATCTGGGTCTGATCGCTCGCCTGGAGGATTCGAGCGCGCGTGCGCGTAGCTACTTCCGTAAGTCCTGGCGAGGCGATGAGAACGACGCTTCACTGCTCATTGAGCTTGGGAGAGTTCATCTGGATTTTGAACGCTATGAGATGGCCCGCGAGGCGTTTTTGTTGGCGGTGCTCCGAGACCGGCGCAGTGTGGCGGCGGTTGCCGGGCTGGGGCGCGCCTACGATCTGGGCGATCCGGCACGGGGACGCCGCGACCTTCCGCAGCTCTTACGCGAGTACTCCAACTCGCCGCGTTACGCGCCGGCGGTGGCCGAGATGAACAAGTGGCTTGCGATCCTGCACGGTGCGCGCGTGGGCGATGAGGCTGCGGCGCCCTTCCTGGCACGTGCGCGCCAGGAGGTTGGCGATCGCGCCGACGTGCTCGCTGAGCTTGGTCTTTTCCACCTTGCGCGTGGCGAGGGATCGCTGGCGCGGGAGCATTTCGCGCTGGCGCTGCAGAAGAATCCCACACTCCCGGCCCCGCACTGGGGGCTTGCTCGCCTGGCGCTTGACGATGGCGAGCGAGAACGCGCCGCGACCCACCTGGACCGTCTTGAGGCGTTGGGGGCAAGTCCGCCCTGGACGCAACGTGCTGAAGAGTTACGCCGTGAGTTCGCGCTTGCGGGCGAAAGCGGCAGTGCGGAGGAGCGTGAGTGA
- a CDS encoding carboxypeptidase-like regulatory domain-containing protein, whose translation MISGLKALASLIVLLMALGEGGPTLVAAANAYEVRVLGSAELELEAVGAGTNLNVRGQLVDDLGRGLAQRRVDLLVENERRATVNQARVYTDFQGRFSWSSDEVPGSYVVTASFAGSEHLPASRSSASVRLVAEPVVLEVQVPSFVYGEAEVFADFQASSAGQGVATFVSVYRAGEAVAAAQLDTYGRTRLDLQPFVELGDNAFEFVIEGTAYREAVRVAQNVRRGDQIEVVGRVERVFLRMRRGWEMRLQVDDERGGVPDLDVRWRVRREGEDPVEFEGKTDASGMARYFVESRAGAQGIYEVDARVLPPAGAELVWPGERWEVEEAPGEKALRLAAMVAVLLALVWVGRGVARRAGVMMRAWWGRLRAHRARARTPEDAMARDMASGLEELELEERSEAQDESLDPALTLVVELWDRWRDRGIEGATLSLTGADETTIAHARELGGGAYALSLSHSATSTLSAAASGFVDARATLERGRSGRLRLKMSPVPLKIRELYRWLVRRAHGEDLWGTLTPAQIARALARQQPVSAEVSLGWSEALEGWTRLRAEERPAELLRLLTAAVEETNFSGRDYDVALWHRVREIVLELDRLVAFERGALPPGAP comes from the coding sequence GTGATAAGCGGGCTCAAGGCGCTGGCATCACTCATCGTCCTTCTCATGGCTCTCGGTGAAGGTGGGCCGACCCTTGTCGCTGCTGCGAATGCCTATGAGGTGCGTGTTCTCGGTAGCGCAGAGCTTGAGCTGGAGGCCGTGGGCGCGGGCACCAACCTCAATGTACGCGGGCAGCTCGTCGATGACCTGGGCCGGGGGTTGGCACAACGGCGGGTGGATCTTCTGGTGGAGAATGAGCGCCGCGCCACGGTCAATCAGGCGCGTGTGTATACCGACTTTCAGGGGCGATTTAGCTGGTCAAGTGACGAGGTGCCCGGGAGCTATGTGGTCACGGCGAGTTTCGCCGGCTCGGAGCATCTTCCGGCGTCGAGGTCGTCCGCAAGCGTGCGTCTGGTCGCAGAACCTGTCGTGCTTGAGGTTCAGGTTCCCTCCTTTGTGTACGGTGAGGCTGAAGTTTTCGCTGATTTTCAGGCGAGCAGCGCCGGCCAGGGGGTGGCGACCTTCGTGTCGGTGTATCGGGCGGGGGAGGCCGTGGCTGCGGCGCAGCTCGATACGTATGGCCGAACTCGGCTCGACCTTCAGCCCTTTGTGGAGCTGGGCGATAACGCCTTTGAGTTTGTGATCGAGGGCACGGCATACCGTGAGGCGGTTCGGGTCGCTCAAAACGTGCGTAGGGGAGACCAGATCGAGGTTGTCGGGCGGGTTGAACGGGTCTTTTTGCGTATGCGTCGCGGCTGGGAGATGCGCCTGCAGGTCGACGATGAGCGCGGTGGAGTGCCGGATCTAGACGTGCGCTGGAGGGTGAGACGCGAGGGCGAAGATCCCGTGGAGTTTGAGGGGAAGACTGACGCCAGTGGGATGGCGAGGTATTTCGTTGAGAGTCGAGCCGGCGCGCAGGGGATCTACGAGGTCGATGCCCGGGTGCTCCCCCCGGCCGGGGCGGAGCTCGTGTGGCCGGGAGAGCGCTGGGAGGTCGAGGAGGCCCCCGGAGAGAAGGCATTGCGCCTGGCAGCGATGGTCGCGGTGCTTCTGGCCCTTGTCTGGGTGGGGCGTGGTGTGGCGCGTCGCGCTGGCGTGATGATGCGGGCGTGGTGGGGGCGCCTACGCGCTCACCGTGCGCGGGCGCGTACGCCAGAGGATGCGATGGCGCGGGATATGGCGAGCGGGCTTGAAGAGCTTGAACTCGAAGAGCGCAGCGAGGCCCAGGACGAGAGCCTCGATCCCGCCCTGACGCTTGTCGTGGAGCTCTGGGATCGTTGGCGCGACCGCGGTATCGAAGGGGCCACTCTGAGTCTGACGGGCGCTGACGAGACGACCATCGCACACGCCCGGGAGCTGGGAGGCGGCGCGTACGCGCTTTCGCTCTCTCATAGTGCGACCTCCACATTGAGCGCCGCGGCCTCAGGATTTGTCGACGCGCGTGCCACACTGGAGCGCGGGCGATCGGGACGCCTGCGTCTGAAGATGAGTCCCGTCCCTCTGAAGATCCGCGAACTTTACCGCTGGCTTGTTCGGCGCGCGCATGGCGAAGACCTCTGGGGAACCCTCACGCCGGCGCAGATCGCCCGGGCGCTGGCGCGCCAACAGCCCGTCTCCGCCGAGGTCAGCCTCGGCTGGTCTGAGGCGTTGGAAGGTTGGACGCGGCTTCGCGCAGAGGAGCGTCCCGCAGAGCTTTTGCGACTTTTGACCGCTGCGGTTGAAGAGACGAACTTCAGCGGTCGTGACTACGATGTGGCGCTCTGGCATCGCGTGCGCGAGATCGTCCTGGAGTTGGACCGGCTTGTGGCCTTCGAGCGTGGCGCGTTGCCCCCGGGGGCCCCGTGA
- the pgsA gene encoding CDP-diacylglycerol--glycerol-3-phosphate 3-phosphatidyltransferase translates to MSASTIREDIVNIPNVLTLMRVALIPIVAMFIYFGDPLSCVIAVVLFGVASFTDWVDGYLARKLNLVSMTGKFLDPLADKLLVMTALVMLIPLGRLPAWIVIVIVAREISISSLRSLAAGEGLIIAAGEGGKFKTAFQMLGLVFLILHFSYEVNYGMGPVLLNFHAIGFWLLAISVFFSLWSAWEYFWGFLKAIGTRGDDAASADPKDLTI, encoded by the coding sequence GTGAGCGCCTCAACCATCCGTGAAGACATCGTCAACATCCCCAACGTGTTGACGTTGATGCGCGTCGCACTGATCCCGATCGTGGCGATGTTCATTTATTTCGGCGACCCGCTCAGCTGCGTGATCGCCGTGGTGCTCTTCGGGGTTGCCTCGTTTACCGACTGGGTCGACGGCTATCTGGCGCGCAAGCTCAATCTGGTGAGCATGACCGGGAAGTTTCTCGATCCCCTGGCCGACAAACTTCTGGTGATGACGGCGCTGGTGATGCTGATTCCGCTGGGCAGGCTTCCGGCCTGGATCGTGATCGTGATCGTGGCGCGCGAGATCTCGATCTCTTCACTGCGCAGCCTGGCCGCCGGCGAGGGCTTGATCATCGCGGCGGGAGAAGGCGGGAAGTTTAAGACAGCGTTTCAGATGCTGGGGCTGGTGTTTTTGATCCTGCACTTCTCCTACGAGGTGAACTACGGGATGGGGCCTGTGCTTCTGAACTTCCATGCCATCGGCTTCTGGCTTCTGGCCATCTCGGTCTTCTTCAGCCTCTGGAGCGCCTGGGAGTATTTCTGGGGCTTCTTAAAGGCCATCGGCACCCGTGGTGATGACGCCGCGTCGGCCGATCCGAAAGACCTCACGATCTAA
- a CDS encoding DUF4350 domain-containing protein translates to MAALLLALSAITSTAVAQDYEPGSTAWHGLSRFVALAESRGAHLQSTDTLAWEEVQAEDVIVVVYPEEALNPESFASFVIDGGRLLLADDFGGSAALMERLSLRRMMPGVGMLPHQRFVDGQSDWPRHSARGRHPLLEGVREVVSNVPAVLLNEGGPVLSFDEGGGLVYDMTLGEGRAIVLSDASMMINGMLTIADNERLLSNALDYLCESASDACRVWLVHGAFAQHGRYKAPSSEGLSDEDLVSRVDAFNERVREVLDELAKTELLYFLGLLLALGSAAYLATVLPWQRSRRLSEFVQRERSELAPPQTEFDWNLARFSRGTRGMNYALPVAILKEVFEEIFLDALGLWPSTSKQRPPIDELARRFEQRFCARQAPAERERRRQSVQELLSHLAIAPTRHRVFLENDANYSARDLARLHRHAHEILGWMGKEADYERRTRQHRRPRHERPTGGEPR, encoded by the coding sequence GTGGCGGCTCTTCTGCTGGCCCTGAGTGCGATCACTTCGACGGCCGTGGCCCAGGACTATGAGCCCGGATCAACCGCGTGGCACGGGCTCTCCCGCTTCGTGGCTCTTGCCGAATCACGGGGGGCACATCTGCAGAGCACCGACACACTCGCCTGGGAGGAGGTTCAGGCCGAGGACGTCATCGTGGTGGTCTACCCCGAAGAGGCACTCAACCCGGAGTCCTTCGCTTCATTTGTGATTGATGGGGGGCGTCTGCTGCTCGCGGACGACTTTGGTGGAAGCGCGGCATTGATGGAGCGCCTCTCTCTGCGGCGCATGATGCCCGGGGTGGGGATGCTTCCCCATCAACGCTTTGTAGACGGTCAGTCTGACTGGCCACGCCACAGCGCGCGCGGGCGCCACCCGCTTCTCGAAGGGGTTCGTGAGGTTGTCTCAAATGTGCCCGCGGTCTTGCTCAATGAGGGGGGACCGGTCCTGAGCTTTGATGAGGGTGGGGGGCTGGTCTACGATATGACGCTGGGTGAGGGCAGGGCGATCGTCCTCTCGGACGCCAGTATGATGATCAACGGTATGCTGACGATCGCCGATAACGAGCGTCTGCTGTCCAATGCCCTCGACTACCTGTGTGAGTCAGCGAGCGATGCCTGTCGCGTCTGGCTGGTTCACGGCGCATTTGCGCAGCACGGCCGCTATAAAGCGCCTTCTTCGGAGGGGCTTAGCGATGAGGACCTGGTCTCTCGGGTCGATGCGTTTAACGAACGGGTGCGCGAGGTCCTGGATGAGCTTGCGAAGACCGAACTGCTCTACTTTCTGGGGCTGTTGCTTGCATTGGGGAGCGCGGCCTACCTGGCGACGGTGCTTCCCTGGCAGCGCTCGCGTCGTCTCAGTGAGTTTGTGCAGCGCGAGCGCAGTGAGCTTGCGCCGCCACAGACTGAATTTGATTGGAACCTTGCGCGTTTCTCCCGCGGCACGCGTGGCATGAACTACGCGCTGCCGGTTGCGATTCTAAAAGAGGTCTTTGAGGAGATCTTTCTCGACGCCCTGGGCCTGTGGCCTTCGACCAGCAAGCAGCGACCACCGATCGATGAGCTGGCACGGCGTTTTGAACAGCGCTTCTGCGCTCGCCAGGCCCCTGCCGAACGCGAGCGTCGGCGGCAGTCCGTCCAGGAGCTTTTGAGCCATCTGGCCATCGCGCCGACCCGCCACCGTGTCTTTTTAGAGAATGACGCCAATTACAGCGCCCGCGATCTGGCGCGACTTCACCGACATGCCCATGAGATCTTAGGTTGGATGGGCAAAGAGGCCGACTATGAGCGACGCACCCGCCAACACCGCCGCCCCCGCCACGAGCGCCCCACAGGCGGAGAGCCCCGCTGA